gcttaagcggtcgatctggctgggttaaactccagttaaccgttcgttcgaaatgacgtcgaatatacccaacaagcatttgggcttgattaccattagagctcatgttgataactaggcatacttctaaaatctctagagttgttacgaaacagtggctcaacttagAATCATAGTGTACTCCGTAAAAGAGGTAACTTTTtctaaagcaaaaaatgctattacttaaggtgaacaaatttaattaacaacttgtggttctttaactGGACTACATACTATagttttttcacgaaaataaaatgaaatatatataatttaaaaaataaataaatgtgacacGCTAACCTcaaaagagattttaggcagagcttctctcccaatttgcgtcagctccttttcatttttcttacaaatCGGCCGGGCGgcacctacttattttatgccgactccgaacggcatctgcaaggcagattagttttcactgagagcttttcatagcagaaatacaaacggagtgcttgcgaaacactgccgcttagaaaaagtaggttctaattgaaaaaccttgtttctaaaattttgatgttgctttgcccggggcatgaacccctgatcttcggtgtggtaggcggagcacgctaccatcataccacggcggtcgcctatataatttattcttaattaattacgcttcattactgctatcaattagGTGTTTATTTCGCACAATAAATATCTATTTACTttagtggtaccaccttggagatgtTTTTTcaactcaactcgatatccaatgtaggagaAAACAACTGGAGAAACTTGTTGAATATTCAtgtgagaactgtacatttctcaagatCTCTCGAAATAAGTatattaattggaaaatattaatgacgttggaggtcaactcgaaaacttttaattttacaaaatttctcaaaggttggatagtgattggagaatgaagttggatatcaactcaagaactatatggtttaagaataattaaataatgatgttggatatcacttccggaactatatatataatttcgctggagaatttttttccatgtttgttgggtaaaccaaatccagctgttgccgtatctacaaattatctagataataaaaaaaccaatgttgccgcacaaaaaagcataccccaaaggcggccttaaactgtgactgaaaaactgctcattagtttaactggagtttaaatttgactagagtttaagcaaacttagtttaagcttagcttaaccagctactgaaaaaccgggccttagaagaaggaaatttggaagtttaacaggccgttaaagatattacattggaATTTGGCAGAGACGCTATCCTTGCCAACTTACATAGACTGAGTGCAGATAATCAAAATTGGCtaaagaccacgtccactttcCCTAAATATTTAACCTAAACAAAGTTtgcaatgtaaaataaaataaatgtaaggcgcgataacctccaaagagattttaggccgagcttctctccaaatttgtgtcgtgctccttttaatattttctacaaattggcgggacaagacctacttgttttatgccaactccgaacggtatctgcaaggcagatgagttttcactgagagcttttcatggcagaaatacactcggagtgcttggtatttaactacattttacagatattctacctcagtagtggtatgttTAAGCTGAGGTGAAGCAACGTCTCCCAATACGAAAGAAATTCAGCatgaacatttttttcatagctacagctgttaaactgcatttttacccgTTAAGTTCCTTGgtgtagcctctgtatcctttttactTCTTtaaacgaaaatgagttcagaattgAACCAAAAACGTCTTATTACGCAGCcaattaaccacacaaagcaaacatcaacagcgtttcaagtgcacagctggttatataaagttcggtttcacccgaacttatactTTCTTACTTGTAGTAAATAAAAATGCACAACTTTTGGAGCCTTTTCTATACATACGGTATAAAAAAGCCAACAAAAATTGTTCCCCTTACAGTATTTCTACGGTCACTACAGCTACGCAAAGAAAGTTTTGGTTCTTGTGGGTCAATATTGAcaacttttaatattttctaacatTTTGTGTTAATTACATTCAGAAAGTAAAGTACCATTGATATTTAAGTTCTTTTTCGCAAAGGTACCCTTTacaaattcttttatataaatgtgggcgtggtccataaccgatctcgtccattttttttagcAATATTTCCTGTTATAATGTACCGAATCCtattacaatccgttaatttttctttgagttatggctcccgaaacatagaaaattgcttagtcataaaaggggcggtgccacgcctctatatggaagtctatgtttATTTCGATTCTtatatgccgttacgatcaaccgttatgttaccaaagtatAAAAATGGCATTGCTAGGTTTCTGTTCGCAGCTGTAGACGAATCATCTGAGCCGACATGAATATACTTATGTCAGTCTTATTTCAAAACATGCGTAAGTGTGTATATACTAAAGTTAGCAGAAGAAGCTATTTCACGTACAAACGCCTGCATATACGTATCTAGCTTATCctttaaatatatatacttatttacattatgtaaactaaactaaacttttCTTATTCTAGCAATATGTGTAAAGTATATCCATTATCCAGTTTTTCACCTTATTCAAATTCACATAAACACCCGGTGAATCGGCATGCCCACATTCATTCTTCTTTCCCCACGACACAACACCCACAAGGCGATCGCCCAACACTGCTGGTCCACCTGAATCTGCCAAGCATGCATCCTTTTCACCCGGCACTGATGCACAAAACATTGTCTCAGTCACATTTCTATAAGCTTCATAGAATGCTTTACATTCCTCCTGTTCGAAGACACGAAGATATACTGTCTGCATACGATTTGGTGGAAATACAGCGTTTTCATGCGTAAGTCCCCAACCAGACACTTGAATAAAGTCGCCTGGTAATGGCGGGGCATCACCAAGTAATATTGGTTTAATGCTGGCACCCTGAAGTTTTGTTTTCAAACGTAAAATAGAAAAATCATGCTCAAACGTAATGTTGTTATATTCCGCTGGTACGAAGAAACGTTCAACAAAACGTTTATTTTCGACATCGTTCAACAACGTAACACCACCACGAACTATAAAATCATTCGGTACGGCATTACGAACACAATGAGCCGCTGTTAAAACACAACGCGAGCTGATCAATGATCCACCGCAATGAAAGTATCCGTTCTTACGAATATTTACGAGATAGGGAACTTGTGTAATAAATGCTGGATCACCACCAACAATACGTCGACTTCGATGAAGTATTGGAGATGTCGGCAAAGCAGTCACGGTGTGAAATGTAAACAATAATAATACCTGACATAATAGCATTCTCAACACGAGTGTctacttttcaaaaattaatcTATACTCTTTTAAAGTTCAAATATGACTGAGGCAGTAAAGATGAACAGTTATGCTGTTATTTATACTTTTGGTACGATCATTAAGAATTATTCAAATATTTGTAACTCAAGGTCAAAATGGCTTACATGAAATTGCCCTACATTATTATTAAAAGCAATTGAAATACTAACAAAGTTTAGTTGCAAGGTGAAGTGCCAGTTGTAGAATAACTGAAACTGTTTAAAAAGTAAATACAGGTTGTTCAAATAACAGCAAGAAAGCATTAATTTAGTTTTATATGTACACAGCAGTGAGTTTAAATAGCATTTGGTTCTGGTTGTTTTAACGATAAATGGCCTGCCCTTGAAAACTACTACCGGAAGTAGACATATGTATCAATTTTGCGACGCTTCATTTAGCCCGACCGAGTGGAAATGACAAAGAATTATGCCTTACCAGGAACTATCAGCAACCTTGtcaggggtggctttccgtaattcgatatcgatcaAAAACGAGTATAAAATAATCGTATTGGCTTTCCGTAACACAAATTGTCGACGCttcgtatcgaacgttcgatataAAATGTTCGATACCAAATGAGGTGTCGAACTGCCTTtttgaaagttataattttattctTTGGTGATTATTTAGGGAATGATTTGTTCTTCAGAGATTAAGAAACAAacgctatttataaaagaaaatattttggtagCTCCAAAAAGCTTTCTAAACACCCATTGAAATCTGCAAATGAAAGAGATCATACCAAGATACCGGAACTAAAATGGCATCATCTAGCGTTCGATATCGACTTTAAGTATCGAGtcaacgagtgtcgactatcgaattacggaaagccaccccagtTTTCTTCTACTGATTGTTAATCACGATTCGAGGTACGTcggtaaagtagtttttttttttttttgtgtttgaaaCGGTCCTTCACTTCTATTTTTATTACGGTTTTTACAATATCTTCTAATTTTCTCCGTAGTTTGTATTTCagaaaaaatgggaaaaaatttttGCACCTCCTCTTTTAAGGACTTTATGATACAACCTGCTGATCATCACTTCCAagaaacaattttagaaaaaggTAGCCAAGAATACCTTCCTTGTTCCTCAATTTTGCTTGTGAATAATAGTTAAGCGGATTTGAAGGTACATAAGCGCATTTTCCTTCGAGTAACATTTTAAGAAATGCAAGGACAAAGGTCTGGCTAGAAAAAAGTAGAAATCCTGAACTATCTTGGATAAATCTTCACGCCTTTCTCAAGCAATCCTTCGTTATCTTTGGAAGCTTACAGTCCCCGCGGCTTTATAAAATCTAGTTTCAGAACAAATTTTGCCTGAATTTTTTACATATGTAAACTTATCAGCTATATTTCTGAgagaattttcaaattaaaaattttttcctgAAAAGATAGATAAACCATAGGATTTCTCGTCCATGATAGAGCCTttcaaaataattattatttttcaagtattattattattgaatgACCCCGTCGGTATCGTGGAggaatccctaaaaccatccagaaatgctcacAGAAAATGTAAAATATCCCTACTGGGTATGAAAGTTATTAAAATGACTACGATTTATACTTACAAAATTCAAGTTCACAAATGTTTACACacaatacatatgtacttacgaAATAGTATAAAATGACGGCCAAAAAGCATGAGATCTCCTTaatcaaagaaaatttccaaaccGCAGTACGTGTAAGTTTGTAGCGCGATGATTGAATTTCATATTGAACCCCTCAAATTGTCATTGATTACCTGgata
The Eurosta solidaginis isolate ZX-2024a chromosome 5, ASM4086904v1, whole genome shotgun sequence DNA segment above includes these coding regions:
- the LOC137252924 gene encoding hypodermin-B; translated protein: MLLCQVLLLFTFHTVTALPTSPILHRSRRIVGGDPAFITQVPYLVNIRKNGYFHCGGSLISSRCVLTAAHCVRNAVPNDFIVRGGVTLLNDVENKRFVERFFVPAEYNNITFEHDFSILRLKTKLQGASIKPILLGDAPPLPGDFIQVSGWGLTHENAVFPPNRMQTVYLRVFEQEECKAFYEAYRNVTETMFCASVPGEKDACLADSGGPAVLGDRLVGVVSWGKKNECGHADSPGVYVNLNKVKNWIMDILYTYC